From one Streptomyces sp. NBC_01478 genomic stretch:
- a CDS encoding SDR family oxidoreductase, translated as MSYENLAGRTAVVTGAASGIGQAVAVQLAANGARVALLARRGERLEAVAGKIRAEGGQALAVVADVTDDASVEAAAARIHDTFGAVDLVVNAAGVMLPNPVDDGRIDEWQRMLDTNVTGVLRVIRAFTGDLVAAAAEGRTADLVNISSIGAHITFPAYAVYGATKAAVTYISQSLRSEFGPRDVRVTNIEPGLTATELGTHIDSAEMTAQLDQLFGALDGLSAEEVADVVAYAASRARHVNLRQIMVLPTRQA; from the coding sequence ATGTCGTACGAGAATCTGGCCGGCCGTACCGCCGTCGTCACCGGGGCCGCCAGCGGGATCGGCCAGGCCGTCGCCGTTCAACTCGCCGCGAACGGGGCGCGGGTGGCGCTGTTGGCCCGGCGCGGGGAACGGCTGGAGGCGGTCGCCGGGAAGATCCGGGCCGAGGGCGGACAGGCTCTCGCCGTCGTCGCCGATGTCACCGACGACGCGTCCGTGGAGGCGGCTGCCGCGCGCATCCACGACACGTTCGGAGCCGTCGACCTGGTTGTCAACGCCGCCGGTGTCATGCTGCCGAACCCCGTCGACGACGGCCGGATCGACGAGTGGCAGCGGATGCTCGACACCAACGTGACCGGGGTGCTGCGTGTCATCCGCGCTTTCACCGGGGACCTGGTGGCCGCGGCTGCGGAGGGCCGTACGGCCGACCTGGTCAACATCTCGTCCATCGGCGCGCACATCACGTTCCCCGCCTACGCCGTCTACGGCGCCACCAAGGCCGCCGTCACCTACATCTCCCAGTCGCTGCGCTCCGAGTTCGGACCCCGTGACGTGCGGGTCACCAACATCGAGCCGGGGCTGACCGCCACCGAGCTGGGGACGCACATCGACAGCGCCGAGATGACCGCCCAACTGGACCAGTTGTTCGGGGCGTTGGACGGACTGTCCGCCGAGGAGGTCGCCGATGTGGTGGCCTACGCGGCGAGCCGCGCCCGGCACGTCAACCTGCGGCAGATCATGGTGCTGCCCACCCGCCAGGCGTGA
- a CDS encoding helix-turn-helix transcriptional regulator, whose product MDGDIGDFLRSRRARIQPEEVGLASYGRRRVPGLRREEVAQLAGVSVDYYIRLEQGRGTSVSDAILDAIARVLRLDETEHAYLRTVARPHRAKKDRTPAPRVRPGVQVLLDGMDRMPAFVLGPRMDVLAWNTLADALSGFSRMPAATRNIPRHVFLDPASRDLYPDWAAVAAQAVANLRVDSSHDGDDPRLSALVGELSLRSEDFRRLWADHEVKECAYGVKRIRHPVAGLLTLPYETLAVPGELAQTMVVYTPEPGSETAERLALLGSWATTGPTRPARP is encoded by the coding sequence ATGGACGGGGACATCGGAGACTTCCTGCGCTCGCGCCGTGCTCGTATCCAGCCCGAGGAGGTGGGGCTGGCCTCGTACGGACGCCGTCGTGTCCCCGGGCTGCGCCGCGAGGAGGTCGCGCAGCTCGCCGGAGTGAGCGTCGACTACTACATCCGGCTGGAGCAGGGGCGCGGGACGAGCGTGTCGGACGCGATCCTCGACGCGATCGCGCGGGTGCTGCGCCTGGACGAGACGGAACACGCGTATCTGCGTACGGTGGCCCGCCCCCACCGCGCGAAGAAGGACCGGACGCCCGCGCCCCGGGTCCGCCCCGGCGTCCAGGTGCTGCTGGACGGCATGGACCGCATGCCGGCCTTCGTGCTCGGCCCCCGGATGGACGTCCTGGCCTGGAACACGCTCGCCGACGCGCTGAGCGGCTTCAGCCGGATGCCCGCCGCGACCCGCAACATCCCGCGCCATGTCTTCCTCGACCCGGCCTCGCGCGACCTCTACCCGGACTGGGCCGCCGTCGCCGCACAGGCCGTCGCGAATCTGCGGGTGGACTCCAGCCACGACGGGGACGACCCGAGGCTGAGTGCCCTCGTCGGTGAACTCTCCCTCAGGAGCGAGGACTTCCGCCGCCTGTGGGCCGACCACGAGGTCAAGGAGTGCGCCTACGGGGTGAAGCGCATCCGGCATCCGGTCGCGGGCCTGCTGACCCTGCCGTACGAAACACTCGCGGTACCGGGGGAGTTGGCGCAGACGATGGTCGTCTACACACCGGAGCCGGGTTCGGAGACGGCGGAGCGCCTTGCGCTGCTGGGGAGTTGGGCCACCACCGGGCCCACGAGGCCTGCGCGGCCGTAG
- a CDS encoding cystathionine beta-synthase, whose protein sequence is MQFHDSMISLVGNTPLLRLNSVTAGIQATVLAKVEYFNPGGSVKDRIALRMIEAAEKSGELRPGGTIVEPTSGNTGVGLAIVAQQKGYHCIFVCPDKVSTDKINVLRAYGAEVVVCPTAVDPEHPDSYYNVSDRLVRETPGAWKPDQYSNPNNPLSHYHSTGPELWEQTEGKITHFVAGVGTGGTISGTGRYLKDASDGAVQVIGADPEGSVYSGGSGRPYLVEGVGEDFWPTAYDRTVADEIVPVSDKDSFQMTRRLAKEEGLLVGGSCGMAVVAALRVAERLGPDDVVVVLLPDSGRGYLSKIFNDEWMADYGFLEDEGPSARVADVLNDKVHGAIPSLVHMHPDETVGEAIEVLREYGVSQMPIVKPGAGHPDVMAAEVVGSVVERELLDALFTQRASLTDPLEKHMSAPLPQVGSGEPVGDLMTVLGAADAAIVLVEGKPTGVISRQDLLSFLAKGGKQ, encoded by the coding sequence GTGCAATTCCACGACTCGATGATCAGCCTCGTCGGCAACACCCCGCTGCTGAGGCTCAACAGCGTGACCGCGGGCATCCAGGCGACCGTTCTCGCCAAGGTGGAGTACTTCAACCCTGGCGGCAGCGTGAAGGACCGCATCGCGCTGCGCATGATCGAGGCGGCGGAGAAGAGCGGGGAACTCCGGCCCGGCGGCACCATCGTCGAGCCGACCAGCGGCAACACCGGCGTCGGCCTCGCCATCGTCGCCCAGCAGAAGGGGTACCACTGCATCTTCGTGTGCCCCGACAAGGTGTCCACCGACAAGATCAACGTGCTGCGCGCGTACGGCGCCGAAGTGGTCGTGTGCCCCACCGCCGTGGACCCCGAGCACCCGGACTCGTACTACAACGTCTCCGACCGCCTGGTCCGCGAGACGCCGGGCGCCTGGAAGCCCGACCAGTACTCCAACCCGAACAACCCCCTCTCCCACTACCACTCGACCGGCCCCGAGCTGTGGGAGCAGACCGAGGGGAAGATCACCCACTTCGTGGCGGGCGTGGGGACGGGCGGCACCATCTCGGGCACGGGCCGCTACCTCAAGGACGCCAGTGACGGGGCCGTCCAGGTCATCGGCGCCGACCCCGAGGGGTCCGTCTACTCCGGCGGCTCCGGGCGGCCGTACCTCGTCGAGGGCGTCGGTGAGGACTTCTGGCCGACCGCCTACGACCGGACCGTCGCGGACGAGATCGTCCCCGTGTCCGACAAGGACTCCTTCCAGATGACCCGCCGCCTCGCCAAGGAGGAGGGGCTGCTGGTGGGCGGTTCCTGCGGGATGGCCGTCGTGGCCGCGCTGCGGGTCGCCGAGCGGCTCGGCCCGGACGACGTGGTCGTGGTCCTGCTTCCCGACAGCGGGCGCGGATATCTCAGTAAAATTTTCAACGATGAATGGATGGCCGACTACGGCTTCCTGGAGGACGAGGGCCCCAGCGCCCGCGTCGCCGACGTCCTCAACGACAAGGTGCACGGCGCCATCCCCTCCCTCGTGCACATGCACCCGGACGAGACGGTCGGCGAGGCCATCGAGGTGCTGCGCGAGTACGGCGTCTCGCAGATGCCGATCGTGAAGCCGGGCGCCGGCCACCCGGACGTCATGGCGGCGGAGGTCGTCGGCTCGGTCGTCGAACGCGAGCTGCTGGACGCCCTGTTCACCCAGCGGGCCTCCCTGACCGACCCGCTGGAGAAGCACATGTCGGCCCCGCTGCCGCAGGTCGGTTCCGGTGAACCGGTGGGCGACCTGATGACCGTGCTCGGCGCGGCCGACGCCGCGATCGTCCTGGTGGAGGGCAAGCCGACCGGTGTCATCAGCCGGCAGGACCTGCTGTCCTTCCTCGCCAAGGGCGGGAAGCAGTAG
- a CDS encoding SulP family inorganic anion transporter has product MTMNGVLSVLPSTADLRTMTRAPRRDLLCGLTVAVVALPLALGFGVTSGLGAASGLITAIVAGSLAALFGGSARQVSGPTGAMTVVLVPIVHAYGANGVLTVGLISGVMLLVLAFARAGTAMAYVPAPVIAGFTIGIACVIGLQQVPSALGVPTPSGDQVAVVAARAAEEFDATPHWAALLLALGSAALMLAGARWKPTVPFSLAAVGVATVVSEALHLHVIRLGTLPSSLPAPSLAFLDVSRVPTLLLPAAAVAALAALESLLSASVADAMRPGERHDPGKELFGQGIANLAAPLFGGVPATGAIARTAVNVRTGATSRLAALAHAVILAGIVAVAAPLVGRIPLAALAGVLLATAIRMVEADAVRAMARATRGDALVMALTAASTLALDLVRAVLIGLGVSVLLALRAAMRGTRLTPAPTDELPGTSGTVTYRFDGPLLFAAAHRFRRGLADVRDVTTVDLRLSGLTAVDATGALALKEAVGELRDRGIEVSITGVEHGHRRVLESLGVLPVNPTSDRGAIPSAAGATAP; this is encoded by the coding sequence ATGACCATGAACGGCGTGCTCTCCGTCCTGCCCTCCACCGCCGACCTCCGCACCATGACCCGCGCCCCGCGCCGCGACCTCCTCTGCGGCCTCACAGTCGCCGTCGTAGCACTCCCCCTCGCCCTCGGTTTCGGCGTCACGTCCGGTCTCGGCGCGGCCTCCGGCCTGATCACCGCGATCGTCGCGGGCTCGCTCGCCGCGCTGTTCGGCGGCTCCGCGCGCCAGGTCAGCGGTCCGACCGGCGCGATGACCGTCGTCCTCGTCCCGATCGTCCACGCGTACGGCGCGAACGGCGTCCTGACGGTCGGGCTGATCTCCGGCGTCATGCTCCTCGTACTCGCCTTCGCCCGCGCGGGAACGGCGATGGCGTACGTTCCCGCACCCGTGATCGCCGGTTTCACCATCGGCATCGCCTGCGTGATCGGACTCCAGCAGGTGCCGTCGGCGCTGGGCGTGCCCACCCCGAGCGGTGACCAGGTCGCGGTGGTCGCGGCCCGCGCGGCGGAGGAGTTCGACGCGACCCCGCACTGGGCCGCCCTCCTCCTCGCCCTCGGCTCGGCCGCGCTGATGCTGGCCGGGGCGCGCTGGAAGCCGACGGTTCCCTTCTCCCTGGCGGCAGTTGGCGTGGCGACGGTCGTCTCGGAGGCCCTGCACCTGCACGTCATCCGCCTCGGCACACTCCCGTCCTCGCTCCCCGCCCCCTCCCTCGCCTTCCTGGACGTCTCCCGCGTCCCCACCCTCCTCCTCCCGGCCGCAGCGGTGGCCGCACTGGCCGCCCTGGAGTCCCTGCTGTCCGCCTCCGTCGCGGACGCGATGCGCCCCGGCGAACGCCACGACCCCGGCAAGGAACTCTTCGGCCAGGGCATCGCCAACCTCGCGGCCCCCCTCTTCGGCGGCGTCCCGGCGACGGGTGCCATCGCCCGCACCGCCGTCAACGTCCGCACCGGCGCCACCTCCCGCCTGGCCGCGCTCGCGCACGCGGTGATCCTCGCCGGGATCGTGGCGGTCGCGGCCCCGCTGGTGGGCCGTATCCCGCTGGCCGCGCTGGCCGGAGTGCTGCTGGCGACGGCGATCCGCATGGTGGAGGCGGACGCGGTGCGGGCCATGGCCCGCGCCACCCGTGGGGACGCCCTGGTGATGGCCCTCACCGCCGCCTCGACGCTCGCCCTGGACCTGGTACGCGCGGTCCTGATCGGCCTCGGCGTCTCGGTCCTGCTGGCCCTGCGCGCGGCGATGCGCGGCACGCGCCTGACCCCGGCCCCGACCGACGAACTCCCCGGCACCTCCGGCACGGTGACCTACCGCTTCGACGGCCCCCTCCTGTTCGCCGCCGCCCACCGCTTCCGCCGCGGCCTGGCCGACGTACGGGACGTGACGACCGTGGACCTACGGCTGTCAGGTCTCACGGCGGTCGACGCGACGGGCGCGCTCGCGCTGAAGGAGGCGGTGGGCGAGCTGCGCGACCGGGGTATCGAGGTCAGCATCACGGGCGTCGAGCACGGTCATCGCAGGGTGCTGGAGTCGCTGGGGGTGCTCCCGGTGAACCCGACTTCCGACAGGGGGGCTATCCCCAGTGCAGCGGGCGCGACGGCTCCCTAA
- a CDS encoding SGNH/GDSL hydrolase family protein, whose protein sequence is MTRMSRARVARRIAAGAAYGGGGVGLVGAAAVGLVLAEVRFVKRHVGNGHGAGSNHVPSADGRYGHVYDTPGEPPIRLTMLGDSTAAGQGVHRAAQTPGALLASGLAAVSERPVELRNVALPGAQSDDLDRQVALALADTTRVPDVCVIMIGANDVTHRMHPTRSVRHLSATVRRLRTAGAEVVVGTCPDLGTVEQVQQPLRWLARRASRQLAAAQTIGTVEQGGRTVSLGDLLGPEFAANPRELFGPDNFHPSTEGYATAAMAILPTVCAALGLWPADEDRPDASRREGFLPVARAAAEAASEAGTEVTAAMPTGPRGPWALLKRRKRRRVPEASPVHSAVSSPSRPTESGGGWA, encoded by the coding sequence ATGACGAGGATGTCGAGGGCGCGGGTGGCCCGGCGGATCGCGGCCGGTGCGGCGTACGGCGGTGGCGGGGTCGGGCTGGTGGGCGCGGCGGCCGTCGGTCTGGTGCTGGCCGAGGTCCGCTTCGTGAAGCGCCATGTGGGCAACGGCCATGGGGCGGGCAGCAATCATGTGCCGAGCGCCGACGGCCGCTACGGCCATGTCTACGACACTCCGGGTGAACCCCCGATCCGGCTGACCATGCTCGGCGACTCCACGGCCGCCGGGCAGGGGGTCCACCGGGCGGCGCAGACCCCGGGCGCGCTGCTGGCCTCGGGGCTGGCGGCGGTCTCCGAACGCCCGGTCGAGCTGCGGAACGTGGCCCTTCCGGGCGCCCAGTCCGACGACCTGGACCGCCAGGTGGCGCTGGCCCTCGCGGACACCACCCGGGTGCCCGACGTCTGCGTGATCATGATCGGCGCGAACGACGTCACCCACCGCATGCACCCGACCCGCTCGGTCCGGCACCTCTCGGCGACGGTACGACGGCTGCGCACGGCCGGCGCGGAAGTGGTCGTCGGCACGTGTCCCGACCTGGGGACGGTGGAGCAGGTCCAGCAACCGCTGCGCTGGCTGGCCCGCCGGGCGTCCAGACAGTTGGCGGCGGCGCAGACGATCGGCACGGTCGAGCAGGGCGGGCGCACGGTGTCGCTGGGCGACCTGCTGGGCCCCGAGTTCGCGGCGAACCCGCGCGAGCTGTTCGGCCCGGACAACTTCCATCCCTCGACGGAGGGCTACGCGACCGCGGCGATGGCGATACTCCCGACCGTCTGCGCCGCGCTGGGCCTCTGGCCGGCCGACGAGGACCGCCCGGACGCGTCCCGCCGCGAGGGCTTCCTGCCGGTGGCCCGGGCCGCGGCGGAGGCGGCCTCGGAGGCGGGCACGGAGGTCACGGCGGCGATGCCGACGGGGCCACGGGGGCCGTGGGCTCTGCTGAAGCGCCGGAAGAGGCGGCGGGTGCCGGAGGCGTCGCCGGTTCACTCGGCTGTTTCGTCACCTTCTCGACCCACCGAGTCGGGTGGTGGGTGGGCATAG